The following are encoded together in the Phenylobacterium sp. NIBR 498073 genome:
- a CDS encoding SPOR domain-containing protein translates to MLAMLAMAHSAHADGAQNARERRAVSASGLPAAAVVYVKSDLVVAIRSRGTPAAGGGVIEGIVLQGEVISDEAERVIGYRSMRSTVNVDCVRRRDLVVKMTVFSEPQAKGVAINRQVPGGWVQPSPDAYLGRVLRAVCGPAQQVEAAPSPEPAKPVKATPANAVPFKPAAKPAKGAPAKVAALAPDPPPAGPPVPDEEAPMRTAVGAPPTVPAPVAVPAPPVAPSAEAASRPALALRPLTPAAVREAAAKPKTAGKVAVQIAAASSEPLAREALAKIKRKVTPPLSSAVRSAVVDGKTFHRALVIGFQTRAEAQAFCDGLKGDCFVR, encoded by the coding sequence ATGCTGGCCATGCTGGCGATGGCCCACAGCGCGCACGCCGACGGAGCGCAGAACGCCCGTGAGCGCCGCGCCGTGTCGGCAAGCGGTCTGCCCGCCGCCGCGGTGGTGTACGTGAAGTCGGACCTGGTGGTGGCGATCCGAAGCCGCGGGACGCCTGCGGCCGGCGGCGGTGTGATCGAGGGCATCGTCCTGCAGGGAGAGGTGATCTCTGACGAGGCCGAGCGGGTGATCGGCTACCGCTCGATGCGCTCGACCGTGAATGTCGACTGCGTCCGGCGGCGGGACCTGGTGGTCAAGATGACCGTATTCTCCGAGCCGCAGGCCAAGGGCGTGGCGATCAATCGCCAGGTGCCGGGCGGCTGGGTCCAGCCTTCGCCTGACGCCTATCTGGGCAGGGTGCTGCGGGCGGTCTGTGGTCCGGCCCAGCAGGTCGAGGCTGCGCCGTCGCCCGAACCCGCCAAGCCCGTGAAGGCGACGCCGGCCAACGCCGTCCCGTTCAAGCCCGCCGCCAAACCTGCAAAGGGCGCGCCGGCGAAGGTCGCCGCGCTCGCGCCCGATCCGCCGCCGGCCGGGCCGCCGGTTCCCGACGAAGAAGCGCCGATGCGCACCGCGGTCGGGGCGCCGCCGACCGTCCCTGCGCCGGTCGCTGTCCCCGCGCCGCCGGTCGCGCCGTCGGCCGAGGCAGCGTCGCGTCCGGCCCTGGCCCTGCGGCCTCTGACCCCCGCGGCGGTGCGCGAGGCGGCCGCTAAGCCGAAGACGGCCGGCAAGGTCGCCGTGCAGATCGCCGCGGCCTCCAGCGAGCCGCTGGCCCGCGAGGCCCTGGCCAAGATCAAGCGCAAGGTGACGCCGCCGCTCTCCAGCGCCGTGCGCAGCGCCGTGGTCGACGGCAAGACATTTCACCGCGCGCTGGTGATCGGCTTCCAGACCCGGGCCGAGGCCCAGGCGTTCTGCGACGGCCTGAAGGGCGACTGCTTCGTGCGCTAG